Part of the Helicobacter bilis genome is shown below.
TTAAAGCCCAATGCTTTTGCACTACTATAAAGCCTATATAAATGAGAATGCAAAAGAAATACAGAATCTTTGTGTAGCAGCATTGTTTCAATTAAAGAAAAGTCCATAATGTTTTGTTCCTAGTGATGAGATCTATATTTTTTAGAATCTTATTCAAAAAGGTTTAAAAGAGAAGCGATATGGATTTATATTTTTTGTGTGCGTGTAAGACTTGTGAAACTCTCATATTTTTTAAAGTCATAGAAAATATGAATAGCACCAAGGATTCTAATAAATCTACACCCTATCCACTAAATCCCTAAATTCAGCAAAAAGCTTACTTGCTTCGCGTGGTCCCGGGCTTGATTCTGGGTGGTGCTGGACTGAAAAGATTGGTGAATCTTTATAATAGACCCCTTCAATCGTATTATCAAAGAGATTTCTATGCGTGATAGTAGCGACTTCTATTATAGATTCTGGCACATTGTAGTTGTGATTTTGTGCGGTGATTTCAAGTGTGTTTGTCTGCATGTTTTTCACTGGGTGGTTGCCACCATGCTGTCCAAACTTAAGCTTATAGGTAGTATATCCATGCGCGTTACTTAAAAGCTGGTGTCCTAGACAGATTCCAAAGATTGGAATCTTTTCTTTAATAAATAGTTTGATCTTTTCAATCTGGTCTTGCAATAACACAGGATCTCCCGGACCATTACTTAAAAAAATACCGCTAATCTCTTTTTGCTTGTATCTCTCTATTAAAGTTTTTGCATCAAAGGTATGCGGCACGACTTCTACGATTAGTCCTACTTGGCTAAGTTCATTTAGAATATTTCGCTTTATACCATAATCGATGGCTATAATTTTTTTCTTATTTTTATCGTTAATATCAATTTTTGGATATGAAAAGTTAGTAAAATCAAAAGTGCTTTCATCATGTATATAGGGTTTTTCTGTGCTAACTTCTGCGACATAATTTATCTCTTCTATCCTTTTAGCCGATAATAAGGCTTTCTGCAAAGATTCTCTATCTTTTAATTCACTTGATGCGATCATCATCATAGCCCCATTATCACGCAACATTTTCACAATGCCCCGCGTATCGACATTACAAATCCCTATAAGATTATTCTCAATGAAAAATGACTGCAAATCCTGCGTAGAGCGAAAATTCGAGCTAATGCTACTTAGATTTCTAATAAGCACACCTTTTGCAAAGGGCTTTCTACTCTCCATATCCTGCGGATTACACCCGACAATGCCAATCTCTGGCATACAAAAAACAATAAACTGCCCCGCATAGCTTGGATCACTAATAATCTCTTGATAGCCTGTCATAGAGGTATTAAAGACTGCTTCACCAATAGCTGTGCCTTCCTTGCCAAAGCCTTTTGCCTGTAATAAAAGCCCATTCGCAAAATAGAGCCATATATCATGTAGTTTCATTGCTTAAGCCCTTTTATTGAGTTCTTCTTCATAGAGTTTTGCAAAAATTAACTCATACTCTTCACTACCCGGAATTAACTTTCGTTTATAATTTTTGATTTTTTCAACCGCATTATCATAAGCATGCTCGTGGAAATCAAAATAGGAATCAATAGATTCTATAACAAAGTTTTTCACAACATTTTCTGGCACATTAAAATCAATATAGCTTTCTTCAAAAAGTGCGTCTAGAATGTCGTGTGCTAATTGGCTGTAACGCTCTTTATATGAAAGTAGAAAGCCCTTTTCTTTTGCAAGCTGCTTTTTTATCATTGCAAAGAGTTGCTTTTCATTGACCTCATCTTCTTCAATTGTATCTTGGTGTGCTTCTAGCAATTCCCTTGCTTTAGATTCTATAGCGTATTCTTGCTGCATATCTTCTTTTATGAGTGTTGTGGTAAGGCGGTTTAGATTCGGTAAAGCGGCATTAATTTGGACTAGATTTGAGCGACTTAACTCAAGGATAATGCGTTCTGCTAAGAATTGTGCGTGTTGTGGTTTTAGTTTCATGATTTCCCCTATTTAGAACCATTTGCATTATGTTTTTATTAAAATAAAAATGCTTATTATAACATAAATTTATCAAGGCAATAAGATTTCACAATCATATCTCATTGACAATAAAACCTAGTCGCGGATACTCTTCTAATCGTGGCAATACAATCTCTTTTAATGCTTGCTGCAGTGGCAGGGCGTGTATGCCGATAGAAAGGGTATAATCTCTAAATTCTAGTGTTATCTTTTTCTCTTTGGCAAGGGCGACACTTAAAGCAAAAATAAAGCTTAGAATCTGCAGGGCATCGTGTTCTGGCAAAAGATTCTCAAGTGTTTGTGTGATGATTTTTGGTCGCTTTTTATGTGAGGATTCTAAAAGTGTGGCAATCGTATAACGCTCTTTATGTCCAAAGCCATAATGCAGGGAATGCAATGCAATATAGGCACTATGTTTATGTGCTTGATAGAAGTTAAAGTTTGCACCAATATTATAGAGTTTGCTAGCAACCTGCAAGGCTTGCAGGTGAGAATCTTCTAAGTCATAAGGCTCTTTTAAAAGATTAAAAAGTGTTTTTGTGTGTTTGCTGATTGTTTTAGAATCATCAAGGCTTGTGAGAAAAATATCTTGCAAGGATCTTACACTTGGGTTAATATCATTTGGAAGCTTTCCATGATGATAACGAAGCATATCGTTTAAAAACGCCCCCTCACGCACACCAACACCACTTATAATAAGCTTTTTCGCACTCAATTCCTCTAAAATCACTTGTAAAATAAGTAAGCCCGGTCGTATAGAATCTATACGCCCCTCTTCAAAGCCACTCTCTAAAAGCCATTCATTACTTGCATGTGTAATGGTCTCTAAATGCTCTAAGATATTCTCCACACAAAGCTCATAGCCATGCAGAAAATTAAACGCATAAGATTCTAAATCCATTTCATATTTTGCATACGCGCGAATGCTGCCACCTATCCCAAAAACATTAAGATTGTTCATAAAAGATGAACTCGCACAAAAGGCTTTAATATCCTTGATATGTTCTTTTACATACTTTCTTACATACCTATATGCTTCTTGCATGTTATTGTGATCAAAAAATAGCTCTTTTAAGCGGATACTCCCTAGATTGAGTGATACCATCGTTTGTATCACGCCATTTTCAATACAGGCAAGCTCTGTGCTACCACCGCCAATATCAATGGTAACACCACTTTTTTCATGCAATAGATTCGCACAAGCTAATGCTCCATAATAGGCTTCTTTCGTGCCGTCTATAACCTTTATAGCAATGCCACATTCCTTTTTCACTTGTGCTATAAACTCGGCTTTATTTGGTGCATCTCGCAGGGCTGAAGTCGCCACACAGATAAGCTTTCTACTCTTTAGTGAATCACTTACTTTTTTAAACTCTTTTAATGCGTTTAAAGCCCTTGCCATTGCTTGTGGTTGCAAGTAAGAATCATGCTCGTAACTTCCTTCAGAAATACGCACTTTTGACTTTAACTCATGGATAAGGTGGAATCCGTAGCGACTTGTTTTTTGAAAGATCGCCATTCTTGCCGAGTTTGATCCAATATCTATAATCGTTGTAATTTTTGCCATAGTTATCCTTTATAAGTAAGGTCAATGCCCCATATCTTTTGTATCAATAATCGCATCAACAGGGCAGACTTCTATGCAATTTGGGCTTTCTGCATAACCCGCACAAAGAATACATTTGTCTTGTGCGATGATATAAATGGGCTCTCCAATGCTAATGGCTTGTGTAGGACATACATCGCGACACGCATCACAAGCAATACATTGAGTAAGAATGGCGAGTGAAGACATTTTATTTCCTAATATTTTGTGTTAAAGATTTTGGTTAAAAACTTTGTGTATTATACAATAAAACTTAAACTAGAAAACTATGTGATAGTTTTGTTTGATGATATTTTTAGAGTGTTTTATATAGGGGATAGGGCTAAACACTTCATAATATTTTGCTATAATTTATGATTTTTGATATTTGGAATCTCTATAAAGTAAATATTGTGTTAAGTAAAATTTTTAGTATAAAATCCAAATAGAGTTTAGATTCCAAAAAAGAAACACAAGTAGTCAATAAAGGGGATTTATGGTAAAACAAGAAGATACGCAGTTTGCCTATACTTATATGAATGCGAATATGCATACACCACTTGCAGTATATAAGGGCATTAACGCACATTTTTTATTAGAATCTGCTTCACTTGAAAGTGGTAAGGGGCGATATTCTATAATCGTTCGTAATGTAAATTTTGGCTTACAAAAAAGAGATAAAGACTATACATTTGAAACCTATATAAAAGATTCTCCAAAAAATGGGGCAAATAGTTTTTCTTTGTCAAATCTTACAGATTATGAAGAGTTACCCCCTTTTTTAATGCAGCTAAAAGATTCTATTCTTTCTATACAAAATAACCGCATAAAAGATAAGCCTAGTTTTGATTTTTTAGAGCTTGCAAAGGTGTTTAGAAATGCTTTGCCTAAAATCCCAAAGATTTTAGAATCTCTGCCCTTGCCACTTGGTGGGCTAGGCTATGTTGGCTATGAATTTTTTAGTGAATGTGAAAATGTGGTATTTCAGCAAGAAAGCCTATATAATGCACCTGAAGCCTTGCTTGTATTCCCGCAAGAATGCGTTGTATTTGATCATTTTTATGATTCTATGTATATTGTGATAAATTCACTAGATAATGGGGCTAAGGCAAAGCTGGAAGCATTGCAGCAAGAGATTCTATCACTACAAAATACACAGACAAATGAGCTTTTAAACGGGCATAAGGTTTTAGAATCTAGCGTTGTGTATGAAGATTCTAAAGAATGGTATGAAGCGAATGTAGCAAGGATTAAAGATGAGATTTATAAGGGCACATTTTTACAATGTGTGCTTAGTCGAGCTATCGCCATTAAAAGCAATATGAATCCGCTGTATTTCTATGAGACATTAAGACATAATAATCCAAGCCCATATATGTATTATTTAGATTTTGGGACATTTAGCGTTATTGGGGCTAGCCCTGAAGTCATGCTGCAATGCAAGGATAATATACAGACTTTGCGACCTATCGCTGGGACTAGAAAAAGGGGGGCAAACGCACAAGAGGATAGAATCTTAGAGCAAGAATTGCTAGAAGATGAGAAAGAGAATGCAGAACATTTAATGCTTGTTGATTTAGGGCGAAATGATATTGGGCGAAATGCTAAGATTGGAAGCGTGAAAGTAAATGCGTTTAAGGTTATTGAGCGATACTCAAGCGTTATGCATATTGTATCAGAGATATGCGGTGAGATTATGGAAGGGCGGGATAATAATGATTGTTTTAAGGCATGTTTCCCTGCTGGAACGGTGAGTGGAGCACCAAAGATTGAAGCGATCACAAAACTCGCACAATATGAGACACATAAACGATCTATTTATTCTGGTGCGATTTTGTATTTTACTAGAAATGGCGATTTAGATTCTGCGATTACTTTGCGTTCTGCGGTATTGCAAGATGGGATCTATTATTTACAAGCTGGAGCAGGCATTGTCATGGATTCTATCCCTACGAATGAATATATTGAAACATGTAATAAAATGAAAGCCCTTTATGATATTTTGATACAACCAAAAGGGCTTTCATTATAGGGATTAGAGTTTTAGAATTTCTGCCCTTATAGGTGAGCGCAGGGTTTAGGGTGCGAGATAGCAAGAATTTAAAATTCAAAGCAATACAGACTTTTTGCTTATATTTCCATAAGTTTATGTTAAGTTATTTTGCTTGTATTGCGAAAATTGCAAATACAACACATAGTAGAGTTTTATAACGTGAATATTTAATTTAATGGACTGCCTAATAATTTAGAAACCAGGTTCTAGGCTATAATAATGTAACCAAATCTCCATCAACCTAACAGCGTCTTGAGTTTCATTCAATGTAAAAGTGAAATATATGTCCCATGTAATTGTGATAACTATCATATAAATAGCGAAAATATCAACTTTAGTTTCTAATAGTAACTGGCATTTTCTAACGACTAATTACCGCAAGGTAACAATAAGAAAAAGCATATTGTGGCACCATTAGACTCACTTAGTTTAGATTTCATGCAATGATTAAAAGCTATTCGTCCCAGAAATACACCTAAAATTTAGGCAATACTCCATCATTAAGATTAATAGTTTGCACATCACCTATAAGGGCGGTGCTAGATTGTGCTGCCATTTTGATTTCTCTCTCTTCGTTTCTATCTACAAAAAGCGTGTATTTGCTATTGTATTCAATCTTTATTGTGCGTGTTTCGCCATTGCGATTTTTTGCTAGAATGAGTTCTGCTTCATGCACCTCTGGGGCTTTGTATTGCTCCTCTATTTCAACACTAGAATCTTCGCTTTTACTCTTTTTCTGCTTTGCGATTCGATTTCTCGACTCCCTTTCTTTATACACCTCATCGCGATATAAAAATAAAATCACATCAGCATCTTGCTCGATAGACCCACTCTCGCGTAAATCCGACATAATCGGTCGTTTATCATCTCTTAGCTCTAAGGCACGATTAAGTTGTGATAATGCAACAATAGGGATTTTTAACTCACGGGCAAGATTCTTTAATCCGCGACTAATCTCAGCGATAATCTCATGTCTAGCCGCTGCATTCGCATTTGACATGCCAGACATAAGCTGGAGATAATCAATCATAACAATGCTTACACTAGGGTCTTTAATCTTTAGCTTCCTTAGCTTTGTGCGGAGTCCTGCAAGGCTTAAATGTGGGTTATCATCAATATAGATATGTGTTTCACAGAGTTCTTGAGCGGATTTTGAAAGCTTTGTAAATTCATTATCATCCATACTACCTGAACGCACATTTTGCAGTGGCACCATGCTTTTTGCCGAAAGCATTCTTGTCATAAGTTGTTCCGCTGGCATTTCAAGGCTAAAGATTGCTACACCTTTTTGACTGCTTAGAATCTTTAAGGTCATGCTAAGGATTAGGGCAGTTTTACCCATCGCAGGTCTTGCACCAATGACTATTAGCTCACCTGCATTAAAGCCTGTGGTAGCGTTATTTAGCTTACTAAAGCCTGTATCTATACCTTTTAAAGCACCATGCTTTGCTTGATTCTCTTTAATAAGACGCATGGTAGATTCTACAACTTCATAGGCATTTTTAAACGCATTATTTGTATCTTGTATGCTTAGGGCATAGACTTTTTGCTCTATATCTGCAAGGATATTTTGTGCGATAGAATCTGGCTTCATACTCTCATCTCGCATAAAGCTTGCTAGAGAAAAAAGATTTCTTTTAATAGAACTATTTTTAATCATTTTGACATAGGTATCTATGTCGGCAATGGGAGATTCAGCAGCAATTAATGCAATATCATCAAGGCTTACTTTCATGCTTTTTTGCATTTCTATACAAAGGAATTCGGGGGTAATGGGCGTCTCATTTCTATGCAGATTCTCACATGCCTTAAACATTTCAACATGCAAGGGCAGTGAAAAATCTTGTGCAACTAGACTATCACATATCTCATCAAACTTATCTGGACTAAAAAGAATCGCAGATAGCACAACCCTTTCAATCTTGCTTTCTAGCTCTTGCATGTGTTTCCTTTGCTTTGTGTTAGTAATGATAGCTGTTACAATACAATTTCATTGTGGTAATATGATAAATAGAGATTATGTTACATGTATTTCACACGCAATATTTAAAGCCTTGTCGTGCGTATAGAATCTGTCATATCTCTTTGTGTAACTATCTTTAGATAGTCATTATAGATTTGCTTATAGTTTGGCAAAATCTTTTCATTTAGCTTTGTAAAGGGATAAATGCTAAAATTCTTTCTATTTTTATCATAATAAGTATAGATGAGATGTGTATGCAGGTCATGCAGGGTTATCTTCTTGCTTTTAGAATCTTTTTTGATTGTTACCCCAGCAAACATTCCAACGCGTTTTTCCAAGCCTTTTTGTGCAGAAATCATATTGCCAAGCGAATAGATTACAAGCGTGTTATTAATCCACTCAATAGGCTGCACGACATGGGGATGATGACCGATTATTATATCCACACCAAGTGTTGAGAGATAGTGTGCGAATTCTTCTTGCTCTTTATTTGGCTTAAAATCATACTCATTGCCCCAGTGCATTGAAACCATGAGTAAATCCACTTTATTACGCACATTTTCTATGTCTTTTTTTAGCATTTCCTTATTATACACATTGACTAAATATTCTTTATTCTTTGGGATAGGTATGCCATTTGTGCCATAAGTGTAGGCAAGTAGCGTGTAGGTTATACCATTTTTTTCATAGATTTTTGCTGTGTTTCTTTCATTTTCACTTATATAGCTTCCAGCGGCAATCACAGGCTTTTTACTCCAATACTCTCGTGAGTTTATAATCGCTTTTTCGCCACGATCTAGTGTGTGATTATTTGCAAGTGAGATGAGATTAAATCCTAGATTAATCATGCAGTCGCCAAATTCCTGCGGTGAGTTAAATGCAGGATAGCTACTTAGCCCTAGCTCTTTTCCACCTAGAATTGTCTCTTGATTATAAAAAGCTAGGTCATATTGTGAGATAAGCGTGGCTGTGTGTATAAACATTTTACTAAAATCATAGCTAATTATGGGCTTTGCTTTAGAATCTTTTTCTTGTGACAATGTGTATTTTGCGTCATTATATACTGCGGTATGCAAAAGTGCATCACCACCCATTATAAGTGTGAGTTCATTATTTATCTTAGATTCTATAACTTTAGAATCTTTTTTTATCTCTTGCTGCTTTTTCTCTTTATCACTGCATGCTATGAAGCTAAATATATAAAGGCATAGAAAGCATAAAAGCATGAGATTATAGAATCTAGTTTTATTTGTGATGATAGGCATGATATTCCTTAAAAATTATGGGGTTATTATTTTAAAAATGTGTGAATTTTAGTAGTGTTTTATTAACAAAATATTATGGTTTTATCTCTTAATCACAAAGATTCTAATACTAGTTTTCATGCCTTGCAAATATTAGAATCTATATAAAAGTAACGCTATATCCCTAGATTCTGTTCTAGTCCAAAGGCAGCATCAAGTATTGTTTGCTCACTAAAGGCACTGCCTATAAATTGCATTCCTATGGGTAAAGGCGATTTTACAACTGGAAGGCTTATAGCTGGAAGTCCTGCAAGATTCACACCGATAGTGTAAATATCGCTTAGATACATTTCAAGGGAGCTTTTTGTAGCATTAAATGTTGGGGCGACATTGGGGGCTACTGGAAGCAAGATTGTATCACATTCGCTAAAGATACTTGCATATTGCTGTCTAATGAGTTCTCGCACTTTTTGAGCTTTAAGATAGTAAGCATCATAATAGCCACTACTTAGCACAAAAGAGCCTAGCAAAATGCGTTTTTGCACTTCATCGCCAAATTGCGCGCGTGTTTTGAAATATAAATCCTGCAAATTCTGCCCCTCTATACGACTGCCATATCTCACACCATCAAAACGCGCAAGATTGGCACTTGCCTCTGCCATAGCGATAATATAATACGCACTTATATGGTGCGTGGTATCAAGCATTTGTGCTTTTATGATGCTATGCCCCATATCTTCTAGAATCTTAATCGTGTCATAATAGGCTTTTTGCACCGCTTCATCTGCATCTTTTACAAAGTCTTCTAGTATAGCAATCTTTAGAATCCTTTTGGGATTAAGCTTATCAAAAGTCTTTGTAGGTGCAAGGTTTGCACTTGTCGAATCTCTCTTGCAAACTCCGCTAATAATATCAAGCAAAATGCTTGCATCTTCTACATTTTGCGTAATCGGTCCAATCTGCTCTAAACTTGAGCTATATGCCACAAGTCCATAGCGAGACACTCTACCATAAGTTGGCTTTAAGCCCACCACACCGCAATAGCTAGCAGGCTGCCTAATGCTTCCACCTGTATCACTGCCTAGACTAGCTATGGCAATCTTAGCGGCGACTGCTGCGGCACTCCCACCGCTAGACCCACCCGGCACACGACTTGTGTCAATTGGATTTTTCGTGCGACCATAGCAGCTTTTCTCAGTCGTGCTACCCATGCCAAACTCGTCCATATTTGCCCTACCAAACGCACACATATTAGAATCTTGTAGTTTAGTAACCGCTGTTGCACTATATGGGGATACATAACCATGCAAAATCCTACTCGCACAAGTGAGTTTAGAATCTTTTACGCAAATATTATCTTTTATTAGAATGGGAATCTTGCCTTTATCATTTTCGTTTAATTCAGGCGTCTCTATATAGGCGTTTAGTTCTTGTTTAGCTTTAATATCTTGTATCATTTGTTCTTTAAGAGATTCTATCTCATTAGCATGTAATGCCATAGCTTGTTTAAGTGTTAGCATGATATTCCTTTATAAAAAGATGAAATTATAACAAAAATTTAAGAATTATTTGGTCTTATATGCTTTTTGTGGAATGTGAGAATCTAGAGTCGTTGTGATAGTGTTAAGATTATGATTTGATACATAATCCTAATGTGTTAAGCAATAATAAAATACTAAGAATGTAGATATAGCTTATTTTTTCCTTAGTATGACTTTATCTCCCACTTTTTCTACATCATAACCTCTCAACTTATTTAAAACACCAACACCACCTGCAGCTACGGCAATAGCAACCGCTGTAGTAGTTGCCCCCACTCCCAATACCCCAACTGCCGCTGGAGCCGCTGCTGCTACTGCAGCGGAGCTAACACCACCTGTTGCTGGAGCTGCAACAATCGCTACAACAGCAAAACCAATTGCACCTATCGCTATTGCCCAAGCCACTTTACCTGCTGCTTTAATTTTTATTACCTTGCCACCTAAACCCAACTCAATTTCAATATAATCATCACCTCTTTCAATAGCTGCTGCTAACTCTTTTTCACTACTTATTGCCATAAAAATCTCCTAAAAATAAAATTAAATGTAGATAGTAATATATATATATATATAGTAAATGTTTATAAAATTTAATGTTAATTTTATGTATCCTTCTTTTCTTTTCTCTGCATAGCTTCTCTCTCTCTTTTTTCTAGGATTCTATCCTGCATGTATTTATACTTTTCTTCATGTTTGAGTGAATCTAAGTCTTTATAAAGCCTTTTATATGCTTTTACTACATTAAGGATAGCTGCTGCCACACCATAGCCAAGCCCCACCCATATAAGCCAATAATACCCAAGCCATTTATATAATAGATAGCCTATCCCAAGCCCTAAAAGCACTGCTACAATCATTGAGATTCCAAGTGATAGGTCATTGGCACTGCGAGTTAGAGTCTTTATCTTACCATCTTTAGAATCTGCGTTTTGAGAATCTCTTTCTTTGGAGTTTTCTTCTTGTGGTGTCTTATCTGTGTTTTTTGTAGATTCCAACTCATTGTTATTTTGAGTCTTTGAAACAAAACCTCGTTTAAATTCCATGTTAGATGCTTCGCGATGTCCAACATGACAAGTTGTTTTAGAATCTTTTTCTTGCTGTGTTTTATCTACACCATTTCTAAAATCTAGCCTCTCAATCATTTGGGTATATGCAGGGCATAGAAGTACATCCTGTTTAGATTCTAAGGACTTGTTGTGTTGATCTTTTGAAAAAGGCAGACTATCTTTATTTAAATTTGTTTTGGAATCTACAAGCATTATTCTATGTCCTTTGAGTCCGTTGTAGCTTTATGCACTTTTTGGCAAATAACATACACATGGCACACAATGACACAAAAAATACAGCTTAAAGCTTCTTTGGATTATAACTAAACTTTTTAAATGCTGTATTGTGGTTAAAGTGTAATGCATGAAAATAAATGTAGGGGCTCTATAGTTAGTATAGCACAATAAGGCTTGCGAATGCAATCACAACGCAAACAATGATATATAAATACAGCAATAGAGATATTTCACTTTAATCTTTGGAAGCTATCTTAGCTCTAATGCTGGATTGAGTATAGAAGCAAATACAATAACAAATAAGCAGATTTATAGACAATGGCTCTGCACTGGTTGGGACGGCTGGTGGGCAATAGGGGATAGATATAAAAGGTCATATTGGGCGAATGAAACACAAAATGTAAAACTCTCTAGTGGGGCGTATGATGGGGATTTGTTAGGCACAAGTGGCGAGGTAAAGTTTGGCGTATTTAAACTTAATCCTAATGAAGTAGTCAATATATCTGTTGGAGAAGGCTTTGTAAAAGGGCATGTAGATATAGTGTATTTTGAATTAAGAAATGGCAATGATGAAGCTATTACTAAACCAAGTCAGCCTAATGATGTAACTGCTGGTATTCCTTTACCTGCACCTACTCCACCACAAGTAACACCAACACCGCCGCCGCCTTTGCCTTTAACTTTGGGGATAAAACCTGAAAAGCTAGAATTAGAAGTAGGGACTACACAAACAATAGAGATTATCACAAATGCTACAAGTTATACAAGTAATATGCAAGATGATACTATTGCAAGTTTCAATGAAGCTACAAAAGAAATCACTGCAAATCTTCAAGGTGATACTATGCTAACTATTGAGGGCATAAGAGATAATGAGAGTATAAGAAGGGCGGTAGCAATAAAGGTTATTGAAAAACAAACAATAATCAATCCTACACCACCAACTACCACACCACAAAACACACCTAAAAGCATAAATTTCACAAGTCTTTTACCTAACTTGCAAACAATGAATACAGAACAATTAAGCTTTATGTATGTTATAGGCTTTGTATGGCAGGAATTATTTAAAATCGCACAAAATGATAATAATATGACTTTGCTGCATACAACTATCACTGAAAAGAGAAAGAAAGAATTGCAAGATTTATATGATACACAAAGAATAAACTACACACAAAAGCAGACGCTAATAGGTTATGCCCCTGTTGGCTATCAAATACTCTCTACACATATAAGTGCTTATCCATTCTTACAAAGCAAAGATGAAGCACATTTGCAAACACTAGAAAGCCTTATTATCGAAAAAGAGAGTGTAGAACAAGGCATGA
Proteins encoded:
- the gatA gene encoding Asp-tRNA(Asn)/Glu-tRNA(Gln) amidotransferase subunit GatA; the encoded protein is MLTLKQAMALHANEIESLKEQMIQDIKAKQELNAYIETPELNENDKGKIPILIKDNICVKDSKLTCASRILHGYVSPYSATAVTKLQDSNMCAFGRANMDEFGMGSTTEKSCYGRTKNPIDTSRVPGGSSGGSAAAVAAKIAIASLGSDTGGSIRQPASYCGVVGLKPTYGRVSRYGLVAYSSSLEQIGPITQNVEDASILLDIISGVCKRDSTSANLAPTKTFDKLNPKRILKIAILEDFVKDADEAVQKAYYDTIKILEDMGHSIIKAQMLDTTHHISAYYIIAMAEASANLARFDGVRYGSRIEGQNLQDLYFKTRAQFGDEVQKRILLGSFVLSSGYYDAYYLKAQKVRELIRQQYASIFSECDTILLPVAPNVAPTFNATKSSLEMYLSDIYTIGVNLAGLPAISLPVVKSPLPIGMQFIGSAFSEQTILDAAFGLEQNLGI
- a CDS encoding AtpZ/AtpI family protein; amino-acid sequence: MLVDSKTNLNKDSLPFSKDQHNKSLESKQDVLLCPAYTQMIERLDFRNGVDKTQQEKDSKTTCHVGHREASNMEFKRGFVSKTQNNNELESTKNTDKTPQEENSKERDSQNADSKDGKIKTLTRSANDLSLGISMIVAVLLGLGIGYLLYKWLGYYWLIWVGLGYGVAAAILNVVKAYKRLYKDLDSLKHEEKYKYMQDRILEKREREAMQRKEKKDT